One region of Cydia fagiglandana chromosome 15, ilCydFagi1.1, whole genome shotgun sequence genomic DNA includes:
- the LOC134671392 gene encoding probable N-acetyltransferase san: MTRAKIELGDVTPHNIKQLKKLNTVVFPVSYNDKFYKDVLEAGELAKLVYYNDIVVGAVCCRIDTSENSRRLYIMTLGCLYPYRRLGIGTLMVEHVLKYVEQEGNFDSIFLHVQVNNEGAIDFYKKFGFEIVETKEHYYKRIEPADAHVLQKTIRQPQSAPLSNGTVPHAKTNGHD, from the exons atgacTAG AGCTAAAATAGAACTAGGCGATGTGACGCCTCACAATATAAAACAACTAAAAAAGCTAAACACAGTTGTATTCCCCGTGTCATACAACGATAAGTTCTATAAGGATGTATTGGAGGCAGGTGAATTGGCCAAGCTAGTTTACTACAATGATATTGTGGTGGGCGCAGTTTGCTGTAGGATAGACACATCGGAGAACTCCCGGAGATTGTACATAATGACGCTAGGGTGCCTGTACCCATACAGAAGATTGGGCATTGGGACTCTCATGGTGGAACATGTGCTCAAATATGTTGAACAAGAGGGCAATTTTGACAGCATTTTCTT ACATGTCCAAGTAAACAATGAGGGCGCAATAGATTTCTATAAGAAGTTTGGCTTTGAAATTGTTGAGACGAAAGAGCACTACTACAAGAGGATAGAGCCGGCAGACGCACATGTGTTACAGAAGACCATTAGACAACCTCAGAGCGCTCCCCTGTCCAATGGCACTGTGCCACACGCCAAGACAAACGGGCATGACTGA